In Nitrospira sp., the sequence ATTAGGGTCCGATTTTCTGCCGAATGGGTCGATTTTATCGATGGCGGCAATGGTGGCCAAGGTCTCCATACCATCGATCAAAGTCAGAGTGACAACCGTGGTCAGTAACGTAAACCATAGTTCTGGGCGCTGCCATATCTCCGAGAAATGGGGGAAATGGAATCCTTGGATAAGAGGATCTTTAGGGACATGAATCAAATAGGCTTCGGGGAGGTGTAGCATCCACCCGGCTACCCCGCCCAAGGCAACGGCCAAGAGTGGTGCAGGAAGATTCCTCGCCCAGCTTTGGTTCTTGACCATGTTGCTGTCGAGCGCGAAGAGGAGGGCCAACGTAATGCCTCCGACGGCGAAGATCTCAAGGTTCATCCCCATGATCTGTGCGGGGATGAGGCTGATGGCTTCAGGAATGGATTTTGGTGAAGTCGTCAGGTGACCGAAGAGTGAGGGAATCTGTTTGATGATAATCAGCATTCCGATGGCGGCCAACATGCCATGGAGCACCGACATCGGGAAGTACATGACGAACCGGCCGACCTTATAGATACTCAGCAATATCTGGACTGCTCCTGTAAAGCAGATGGCCACGAGTACCAGAGGGTACCCTGCCTCGAGATCGCCTTGACCGAGAGTGAGAATACTGGCCAGTAGGGCGGGTGCGAGGCCTGCCGCTGGTCCGCTGATGGTGATATAGGATCCGCCGAGAAGAGGAAAGACGAGTCCTGCAATGATGCCTGAGATCACTCCTGTAATCGGAGGTGCCCCTGAGGCGAGCGCGATCCCCAGAGAAAGTGGAAGTGCCACCAGCGCAACTTGCAACCCTGCTACTAGGTCATAGCGCCAATGTTTTAACCCAGGTATCCCGTTTTGTGGTGTTTCGCTCTGAGGCCCAGCCAGGTGTTCAAAAGGCGACATCGCACCCCCATCTGTTCAGGGACACTTGCATTCGTCACTCACGAGATCGAATGTGCTAGCCGATTGCCAACACGGCAGCACGATGCTCACTGATTCACAAAGCACATCCGGTGCCTACGTTATGAAAGGACTTGGTTCACTCTGGAGGGACGCACAGTGCAAATACATGCAAGAATTACAATTAGTTGGACCATGTCGCGAGCAGAAGTGCCTAGCGCATTGCCATCGTTTTAATATTTAAGTGAGCGTATTGACTGTGATCATGTGGTGCGCATTCGCTCTTTTTAAAGGAGCGCCCCTATCTTTGTGTGGTTGAAGTTGGAGAGGTTGGTCGCGCGAAAATCTGGCCCACGGGAAACTGGCTGAGATCCGTTGTGAGGCCACTCATTGCGCCTGCATATGGACTGTGCTAGCTATTCATCATGCTGCACATTTCATCGGCTATCGGCATTCCGGATCGCGAGATAGAGATACACGCCATACGATCGCAAGGTACAGGGGGGCAGAACGTCAACAAAGTCTCGACCGCCATCCATCTGCGATTTGATATCCATATGTCATCTTTGCCGCAACTCTATAAAGATGCCCTGTTGATGCTGCGGGATCACCGCATCTCAGCCGATGGAGTGATCACGATTAAGGCTCAGCAATACCGCACGCAAGAGCGCAACCGTGAGGATGCGCTGAATCGCTTACGGACGCTCATTCAACGTGCGGCGATTCCTCGCAAGAAGCGAAAAGCCACCGCACCGACACGGAGTTCTCAGAATCGACGGATTGAGGGCAAGAAGCGACAGGGGCGCTTGAAGGTGCTTAGGCGAACGGTTGAGTGACGAGGGAGGGTGACCTTCGTCGATGTCGAGATGGGCTAGGAACGGTGTTGCTCGGTTTTTACCTCGCGTTGGCTTGTGCCTGCTGCAGTACGGCTTCTGCCTCCGGGACGAACTCAATCTGTTTGTAGTCCTTCGCTATAGCCAAAGCATCGGCCGCCAACGTCACGGCTTCCTGGTGGTGGCCGTGCTTGCACCGAACCTTGGCGAGTGCCAACCGGGCATTGACTGCTTCGGGTGCCTGCTTGATGACGTGTTGCAAAAGTCGCTCACCTTGCTCTGAGTCACCTCCAAGGACGCTGGGAAGCCTCACCAGCAAGGTTCCCTTGGCCGAGAGCGCACCGAGGTGAGTCGGATCAATTTCGAGGGTCCGGTTGATTTCCTTCATCATGCGTCGAAGCCCGAAGAGTGAGGTGAGGGATTCTCCATCGATGCGGAGCAGCTCCCCCAGATTGCAAAACAGCGCAAAGTGGGCATCGGCGCTTCGTTCATCCGCCGCCACCGCACGCTCGCCCAAGCTCTGCCCCTGTTGGAAATGGGCCAGGCGCGTCGCACGATCCATGGCGAGTCTCCCGCGATTACATTCCTCGAGAGCCTGTTTGGCAAGTTGCTCGCCTGACTCCTGTGCGGAGGACGGCGTCGGCAAGAAGGACAGGCCGCCTGCCAGGACAGTCACTAGCACGAGAGTGTTCATCCGCATCATTGACGCATCCAACCGGGGAAACTGCGTACTTTCCACGGCCCCTTCATCCGGCGAGCACCGAGGGGCAAGCCACGGCCAACATCTGACCTGAAAGGTACAATGTCCTTTCATCAAGTTGGCTGGATTCGATAGTGGTCCTCGATCGCCGATAGATCATGCGATCCCCTGTTCACGGGAAGCCATCATGCCTAGAATATTGAATCCTCCGTCCACGTAGATCACTTCGCCGGTAATACCCCGTCCCAACTGACTTACCAAAAACAACGCTGTATCCCCGACTTCGCCCTGCTCGGTTGGGCGACGGAGGGGCGCAAATTCCTTATGGAGGTCAACCATCTTGGTGATGCCTGAAACCCCGCGCGCGGCCAGCGTCTTGATCGGTCCAGCGGAGATCGCATTCACGCGAATGTTGAGCGGGCCGAGATCGTAAGCCAAGTAGCGAACAGTCGCTTCGAGTGCAGCTTTCGCGACCCCCATCACATTGTAATGAGGTACGACGCGCTCACTCCCGAGGTAGGTGAGGGTGACGATGGAGCCTCCGGCGGCCATCAACGGCAAGGCGGCCCTTGTGACGGCCACGAGAGAATAGGCGCTGATGTCGAGCGCCGTCGCAAACCCTTGTCGAGTGGTATTCACGAATTCTCCGCTCAGCTCTTCCCGGGGAGCGAACGCCAGGGAGTGGACCAGGAAGTCGATGTGTCCGGCTTCCTTCTGAACGTGCTGCATGAGCGATGTGATGTCACCGTCGTTGCTCACGTCGCAGGGAAACGCTTTCGCGCCCGGCAAGGTGGCGGCGAGCTCTTCCACATTTTGTTTCAGTCGTTCATTCTGATAATTGAAGAGGAGTTGAGCTCCCTGGCCGGCCGTCGATTCCGCGATGGCCCAAGCGATGCTGTGCTTATTGGCCACACCGATGATGAGTCCTTTTTTCTCCTTGAGCAACATGAGCACTCTTCTCCTTCTTGAAGCTCAACGACATAAGCGTTGATGAAGATTCACGTTTCGCACAAGACTGCTCCCGACGGACTCCAGTGGTGCCCCCACCTCGTCCTGATCAGCCACACTCGCTATTTCGGATAAAGACCGCCTGTAGGCCGACGATCGTTTTCCCATCTCGGATTGTACCGTCTCGAATTCGTGCAATCGCCTGATGCAGCGGCATTTCGATGATCTCCAGCACTTCATCTCGATCCAAGTGCTGACGTCCTTTCGTGAGACCGGTGGCCTTGTATACATGAATCACTTCGTCCGCAAAGCCCGGAGCCGTAAAGATACTGGAGAGCAACTCAAACGAGGATGCCCGATAGCCGACCTCTTCTTCCAGTTCTCGTGCGGCACAATGTAAAGGATTTTCCCCGGGAGCAAGTTTTCCCGCTGGAATTTCGTAAATGAATCCGCCGGCAGCATGCCGGAACTGCCTGATTAAGACCACGGTCCCATCGTCTTTGACGGGCACCACCGCTGCCGCCCCCGGATGGCGGATTGTTTCGAGGTCAACCGTCACCCCGTTCGGTAACTGGACGGTGTCGATGTTGAGCGTGATAACCTTCCCTGAATAGATGTTGCGAACCATTGGATGTTCCATTCCGCTCATGGTGTTCAGCCGTTGGGCAGGCCGCAAACGCGAGATCGCGCTCCGGCTATTTGGAGTCGCGCTTGTAGAACGGCGGCTTGACGACTTTTGCTGGAACCGCTTTTCCTCGAATGTCGATGATGAGATCCGTCCCGAGTTCAGCATACTCGGAAGATACATACCCTAAGCCGATCCCTTTCTGGAGCAGAGGCGAAAGATTGCCGCTGGTGACTTCTCCGATGGGAGACCCGGGTGACGATGCAGAGAGAATCTTGAAGCCATGACGGGGGACCCCTTTTTCCGACAATTCAAAGCCGACGAATCGGCGAGACGGGCCGGCTTGTTTTTGAATCAACAAGCTAGGCTGTCCTACAAATTCCCCCTTCTCGAAACGCACGACCCATTCTGCTCCAGCCTCGATCGGCGTCGTGTGTTCATCGATATCGTTACCATAGAGCAGATAGCCCATCTCGAGACGCAGGAGATCCCGTGCACCGAGTCCCGCCGGTTTCAAACCGTACGCCTTGCCTGTAGCAAACAGCTTGTCCCAGACGGTCGAGGCTTGTCCGTACACATAGAACTCGTAGCCGAATTCTCCGGTATAGCCCGTTCGCGCCGCCAGGCATTCGACATCCGCGACTCGCACCGTTGTTGATTCTCTGAGCTTCAGCTGTTCCAGCTGTGATAATCCGAGCGATGCGACGATCGCTCGCGCAGCCGGGCCCTGCAAGGCGATCTGAGCGATCTCTGCCGAACGGTCGGTGACCTGACAGCCAGGAACTCCCCGACTGTGCTCCGTGAGCCAAGATAGGATCTTGGCTCGATTGGACGCGTTGACGCATAAAAGAAATTCTCCGGCCTTGGCCATCCGATAGACGAAGACATCGTCCATGATGCCGCCCTGCTGGTTGCAGACCATCGAGTACTGCGCCTGCCTGGGCCGAAGTGCAGCGAGATCGTTCGTCGTCATGCGCTGGAGGAACGACTCCGCATCGGAACCGGTGACGACGATCCGCCCCATATGGCTGACATCGAACAGACCGGCCTTGCTGCGGACGGTGTGATACTCATCCACAACGCCGGTGTAGTGAATGGGCATTTCCCACCCCGCGAAGTCGACCAGTTTCGCCCCGACGGCGCGATGTTGTGCGATGAGGGGAGTGTGCACTGGACGGTTACCGCACGCCGAGCAATTCGACGTCGAAAATCAGCGTGGCGTTCGGTGGGATCACGCCGCCCGCGCCCCTCGGTCCGTACCCCAAAGCGGATGGGACGGTGAGTTTGCGTTTCCCTCCCACCTTCATCCCTTGCACCCCTTCGTCCCAACCCTTAATGACTCGTCCTGCACCGAGGGAAAATGAGAAGGGCTGCCCACGATCGAGGGAACTATCGAACTTCTTGCCGTTCTCCAGCCAACCCGTATAGTGGACGCTCGCCGTCTTTCCGACGACTGCCTCATCTCCGGTGCCGAGCACCTGATCCACGTATTTGAGCCCGGACGATGTGGTGACCTCCTGAGTGTTCGATTGCTGCCCGCTTGTGGTCATAACGCTTCCCCCTCCCAGGATCGATGTGAAAACCAATAGTGTCATGATCAATGTCATACGAGAACGTTTCATAGGCCTCTCCTTCGCTCATTGTATGGCATGGGCAAGATGGCGCGGTCAACTACGGAATGGCTAAGAGTCCCGTTCGGCAAAGAGCGCCAGACTAGCCGTGTACCCGTGCAAGAAATTACGGTTTCCAATGGGCCCTATCTCACCTTGCGCAAAGAATCCCGCGATGGGAATCGGTCCCAGACGTTCCATAGTCGTGGCCGCATCATGGTTCGGCCGCCCAAAAAGCCCTCGACCACGGCCGCAACAGCTGAAGAGAAGCCCGCCGAGCGGAGGATGCCGATGGCGGGCTCGGTCGGTCGCCAACAGAAGGTTCAAATCTTCCGCGGCTGATGCCCTGTCGCGCAGATGAAACTGCACGGTCTGGCCTTCTTGCACCACATCGCCGATTGCGATGGCGCCCGTGATACGGTCGGCTCCGAGTAGATTCCGAATGAGAAAATCTCCCCGCTCGAACCGATTCCGATGTTCGTCGATCACGATACCGAGATGGAGCGCCCGATGAGCGCGCTGCCGGTCTTCCTCCGTCAGCGATTCGAAGACGGCCTGCAATCGCTCCAAAGCCGGCACGCCCCCAAGTTCGTGAATCACATTGCGTTCGGCCTTCGTCACGATGAAGCGGTCACCGATCAGGCGACACCCTTGGGAGATGATCGGCCGAATATCCACGGCCCCCGAGAGGCGGACACCCACTAACCCGCCATCGAGGACTTGGTTGTTGAGGACCAATCGATTCATGCCGGCCTCTTGCCCACCTCCGGCTAATCCTCCGACCGCCTTCGTTCCAGGATAGCGCTCCTCCAAAAGCCCAAGGATATCCTGAACCGGCACGGTGAATGGATCGGCGAGTAAGAGGAACGACGCCTCCGGAACGCGCGGCTCGGGCCATCCCGAGAGGTGAAATTGATCGTGCGTCGGTGAAAACGAGGATCGCAACGGGTGAAGGTTGACGCCGGGAAGGACGGCGGCCCAGACGGTGATCGCCGGGACGGTTTCCAATTCCTCCGCTCCGGCAATCACGCCCTCTCCACTGCAGCCGATCAGGAGGCTCGGGCGAAGGGTCCTTATCAACACATGAGTCAAGAGGTCGACCTCGGCGGCGTGATGAGCTGAAAAGAAGACGCAAGCAAGGTCGATCGGGGCGGCATTCAGCTGCGCCCGAATGTCCTCGACCACGGCTCGAGCCGCAGATTCCGTCTCTCTTGTTTTCGAGAGGGCCACGGCAAATTGCATGGTCTCGTCTCGTGATGTGGAAGGGTGGTGGATGAGTCCGGCACGAGCGAGGGGCGCGCGGGCTCGCAACGCGATCGAGTCAGACTCCTGGATCCATTCGCTGAGCTCTGGTCTGCGCTAATTTCTTATAATATCGCCACAGGTAGGAATGGTAGTCGTCCACCTGCGCAAGGAGGTAGTGGAGTTCTGTCGGATCCTCGGTTTCCAGGGCATGGATCATCCTGGTTTTTAGGAACTCACCGAAGGCTTCGGTCTTCTGCACCGCGGTCAGCAGTTGCAACCCGCCCCCGATCTGGTACTCACTCATACCACCCTCCTGGTTAACGTTCAGAAGGATAGCGAGGGAATCGCCACATTTGCAAGCTTGGCTCACTTTACAGCAGGCGCTAAAAATTCAGGTGATCGGTTTCGATGTGAACCGGCCAGCAGTGTTCTGAGGCGGACGAGGTCAATGGCTTCAATGCGGTGATTGTCGCGACCGGTGACCGTGGTGGCCATGATGAGGGCATTGAGGATCGCTTCTTCCGTGGCCTCGACCGTCGCTGCGAAGAGCGGATTGAGATGAGTGTCGGCGAGATGCGTCAGGTGAGATCTTCATTGACCACACCCGCAGTGCGGATACTTAGTTAGCTTGGACGCGGAAGCAGAGAATCGAAACGATGCGAAGTTCGCCAGGCGCGAGCGGTTCGATGAGGTGTGGGACTAGGCCGCCGAACACTCACGGCTCCTGCGTCGGGCGTGGCGCGAATGCGGGAGAGCGGCTCATGCTGGCGCTCTGGGTAAAAGCGCGTGAAGCTGCCGTTACTTCCATCGCGGTGGCGATCGAGGAGGCAGGTAACAACAGAGATATCGCACGTTTCGATGTCGCGATGGAGTGCGAGGTGGTTACCGGGGCGAGCGCAGTAAGTGTAGATGCCACTTTCGCCGCTTGGGCGCACGGGGGCATTGCAGATTTCGGCGAGGAAATGCGCGGTCTCAGGGTTACGATAAAATGCCGCCTGCTCACGGCCGCCGCCTGTGCTGATGAAACGGCGTGCTGGGTTTCCGCCTCGCACCTCCTCGTCATCGACGGTAGCAATGGCGCTGGCGACAGCACTGTGGAGGCAAAGGCGCGATTCCACCAGGAGGCGTGAGCACGCATTGGCATCAGGAAAGTAATCAAATATCGCACGGCCTCCGTTTTTCATCAGCCCGGAATCGCGTATGTCGCAGGGCAGGCGCTGCGGATTGCCGGTGATGGTGTGTGTACCGTACACGGAGAGAGTTACATAAAGCTCGAAGCGGTGCCCGGCCCGAAGTCGGGTGGTGGTGTGAACGTAACTGCAGCGATTTGCGACCGGAGGGCGGACGGAATTTTTTCTGCCGCGAGCTCATAGCCCTCGCCCTCGAACTGCACCTCGCCGCCAGCCTCCTGAAGTTTTATATGGAAGCACGACTCGAAAAGCCGTACGGGGCCGGTGATCGACATGCTATTACCGACGCATCCGCCGACGTCGAAGCCCATGCTGCGCAACTCACCGGAGACCCGAACGATAGTCTCGGCGGACGGCGCCCACTCGCGGATGTTCTCCGATGTGATGCGCGTTTGCGGCCCGGGGCTTGCACCGCTGGCAGCAACAAGGACAACTTGGGCAGAGACGATTTGTTTGAGGTCCATCGGTATTGAAACGGGTTTCATCACACACGGTCCGCTTGCCACGTTTTGACCCATGGGCTGGTTTGCATGAAATCCAGCTCATTGGCGTGGGGCGTTTCGCGGACGCGCACGGCGAGGCTCAGCCAGTTACGCCCTTCAGTAAGCATGAGCCTGTTTGCTACGAGCGAGTCGAGAAAGGCGCGAACGCCCTTATCCGTGATTTCCAGGCCGGGCGACTGTTCGCGCAGGTGTCGCATGATTGCCACGAACGGACGGAACGCATCGCAAAACTCGTACGCCGCCGCCTCGCTGCCGGACAGATTGATCTCACGCATCGTCGCGCCAGGCCTGGTGTCGCGCAGTACCAGTGAGCCGTCAGGCCGTTGCACCGAGCAAAGCAGTCCCCGCTTTTCCTTTTGCCGCCACGCCTCGGCAAAATGAATCACATCGTCCGCGTACCCGGCGGGTGCCTCGCCGGAGCGGTAGTCGAAATCGAAATGATATGCAATGTGCATCAGACTCTCGTGTGGGAATGGATACAAAAACATGTAAGGTTTCATTGGCCGGACGTTGATCAGCCCAAACTCCTCGGACTTCGTAAAGTACGGGCTGAAGCGATCCATCCGAATCGGCCCACAAGCCACGGGCGGGTCGAGAAACTCGATGGCGGGAAGCATTGCCAGCATTTCCTCGTAATCTTCACGCGTCTCGCCGGGGAAGCCGTAGAGGATATTCCAATCCACGCCAATCCCATACTCCCGGCACCACTTGAGCAATTGCACGTTGCGAAGTCCGCAAGTCCCCTTCCCTATCAGTTTGAGCACATGATCGCTCAAACTCTCAATGCCTGGCTGGATGCGTGTCACGCCGGGGGCCCGCAGCGCCGAGACTTGCGCCCGCGTCAGATTCGCCTTAACCACATAGAAAATCTCCCACGGCCTTCCGTCCGCCGCCAAGGCCGGCAGGAGATCCAAAAAATAGCGCATGTCTAGAATATTATCAACCACCTCAATACGATCCGTCTGCCATTGGTCCGACAGTTGTTGCATCTCCTCAAACGCGCGCGCACCGCTCTTGCTGCGGTACGCCATCGTCGCTCCGTTCAGCCCGCAAAACGTGCAGTGCGACTTGTCGCCCCACCAACAGCCGCGTGAAGTCTCGATCAGCACCGTCGGCATCGTCGCAAGCGCGGCGCTCTGCGCTGTGCCCGCAAGGAGTAGCGCGGCAAGCGCGGGGAAACTTTCATCCGCTTCACCGGGGCACACGTAGTCCACAGAGCCGAACTGCTGATGCAGTTCCTCGCCCATCTCGCTTCCCAGTTCGCCCCGCCGAATACGGTGGCGATGTAAGCACTATCTGTCGCAGAGCGTGGACCGTAGAGTGCCTCGGCAAAACACCAATCACCGGCAAATGCCACGTAGGGCAATGTGGAAGAAATCCATTGGTATTCTTCCACCCCGATGAAATCCACGAAGGTGAACGATGGATAGCGCACAACGCACGCAATGCCGTCGCGCGTGAGCCGCGCCTTGAGCAAGCTCAACCCGAGAGCCGGACGCTCCATCGTCCCGAAGGGCATACTGAGAAGAAGGATTTTTTTCATTCTTTCGTGTCCAATCTCCACCTTCGCTACAGACTGCCGCTAAGGGGGGACGGCGGCCAGCATCGAGTTACTTGTCCAGCTCGAAATCAGACGTAGCGATCAAGTCCTGCAACGAGGCGACATCTTCCTCCGACAAGGTCGTCTGGCCCTGTTCAGGCGTGGATTCCTCGGCGGTTTTCACTGTCGCGACTGGCGGGAGGAGAACAACGGGCGCAATAGGCTTAATCGGTTGGATCGGTGTAATGGGCTGTATGGGTTTGATCGGCTGCACCGGTTTTATGAGGCCAACCGGCGTGATGGGTTGCACAGTGATGGGCTTGATTGGGACGATTGGCCCGAGGCATTGGATCTTCGCGGAAAGGACCGCTTTGTGTGCATCGACGAGGCCGTTACCGGTCGAGGCATCCGGACCGACGACGGAAGCGACACCCCCAGGGGTCAGTGCTGTGGTATTGCAATCGCCGGCCGTGACATCTCGCGCGGTTTTCATCATGATCGTCTTGATTTGCTGCGGCGTGAGTTTCTTACAGGCCTGTTTGATAAGCGCGGCCACGCCAGCAAGCTGCGGTGCGGCGGCGGACGTGCCGCTGAACGCTGCCCACCCGTCGTTGTTCGTCGTCTCGTCTCCATTCGGGAAGACGCCGCCGGCCTTCTGTACGTCAATCTGGTCTCCGGGTTCGAGCGGGAGCATGATGTAGTTCGCACCAGGCTTCATCCCCACAAGGCCCGACAGATCCGGCACACGGCGGTTTGGGTAGATGACGCTGTTGAACCCACTCGCATAGTTCGACGCCCGAAGGCTTTGATCGATATCCATAAAGACACCGCCGGCGGAGATCACATCCGGATGCTGGCCGGGGAAGCCCACATGGCCGTTGCCGGCGGAGAAGATGACGGTGATCCCCGCCGCGACCGCTGCCGCGATGGCTGCCGCGAGTGCCTGGTTTGCGGCGCTGAGCGTGGTACTGGTACCGGTGTCACTACCCCAGCTACAGGTGATGATGTGGGGATTCAATCCCACCGCCGCGTTGAACGCACCTAGCGAATTGACGAAATTTATCTTTACCGGTAGCAACTCGACATCCGGCGCACAGGCGAAAATGTTCGCCGATTCGCCGGTGCCGTGCCCGCTCTCATCTGCAAGCGAGTTTGCGGCACCCGGCCCAAGCACCACAGGCGCTGCGCGGTAGCCCCGATTGACAAAAAACGGATGCTTGAACCACCCACTGTCCACCATTGCGACCTTGATTCCCTTACCGGTGATGCCCGACCGATGCGCCTTGTCCGCGTTGCAGCCAAGCGAGACCCCCGCCGGCACGTCGAGGTGCCAATAGGCCTTGTGCGGTGCGAACATCGACGTCGCCATCGGGTACACCGGTTCCTCGATGGCCACGCCCTCGATCAGATCGCCCATGGTGCTTCCTGTCGTCGCGATGAGACCTGACATCTCCGTTTCAGGACAGTCGATAAACGTCCCTGTGTCACGCACTCCACCAGGCTTAATGACGGGCCGTTCCTCGGCCACGAGCCTGGTGTTGAAGGCTCGTTCATATGTTGCTTGCGAGCCGGCGATGTTGATTGTCATGGGTGATATCTGGAGCACCTGGAATCCCGCATCCCTCAGCCGGTTGACCGCACGGACTACGACTTCTTGCTCTGACAAGAAGTTGGCCACAGTTTCGACGCTGATCTGATTCCCCACCTCAAACATTGACACGCCACCCACTGAGAATGGAGAGGCATTGGCATAAATGACCTTCGGGATAGCAGGTTGAGTTTTCTTTTTGACGTGAATAGTTGGCCCTTTCGCTTTCTTGGTGCGCATAAATCCCTCCTTGAGTTGTGTTGGATTTGTTCGCCCACATGGAGACCGAAGCACGGATTCATCACCGGCGATATCCAGATTTTCATATTGTCTCTTCTAGATAGCGAGGCAATTGCTGTGCCGACCGTTTTGGATTAGGAGATTTCCCCGATTATGAATATCAGCTACATTTCGAGCCTATTCTGCGAAGGGCTATTACCCTTTCCTTGCATTGCGAGTCCGCTGGAGAATCTAAAATGATTCTACGGTGAATCGGTTTTGATACAGGCGCCTTGCAGCATTTGGGGAGAGAGAATGTTGCGCGGGAAACATCTACAGACAGTTACGACTTGAGAGATTGATTCTCACGCTTTATAGCGTGGAAATCTTCATCATTCAAAGCGGTCCTTTCTTGACCTTGAAGTCACGTGACTCAATGACGGGCATCGAGCAGGAGTTTCTTCAAGCGATCAAGATCGATCGCTTCAATGCGGTGATTGTCGCGGCCGGTAACCGTGGTGGCCATGGTGAGTGCATTGAGAATGGCCTCTTCGGTGGCCTCGACCGTCGCTGCGAAGAGCGGATTCAGATGGGGGTCGGCGAGATGTGTCAAATTGTAGGTGGGAGCTGTCGGATAGTGTGGAATCACGTTGGCGGTGGAGAAAGCCAGTATGAAATCCCCGCTTCCGTGGCGCACAGTCGAGCCGGTGCGGGCCAGACCGAGCGCCGCATGTTTGGCCAGCCTGGTGAGCTGCCGCCCATCAAGCGGAGCATCGGTAGCGATCACGATGATGATGGAGCCTTCGCTCTGGCCAGGCACGACCGCTTCGGAGACCTGTTGCGGCGGATCATAGAGCTTTCCGACAGGGACCCCAGCAACCACCAGTTCCGGTTTTCGTCCGTGGTTCGCGTTGACCAGTACTCCCACCGTATAGCCACCTTCCTTCTCGGACAATGTTCTCGATGACGTGCCGATGCCGCCTTTGAACCCATAAGACACCATTCCCGTGCCGGCGCCGACCGTGCCTTCGCCAACCGGCCCGCCGCCTGC encodes:
- a CDS encoding S8 family serine peptidase — protein: MRTKKAKGPTIHVKKKTQPAIPKVIYANASPFSVGGVSMFEVGNQISVETVANFLSEQEVVVRAVNRLRDAGFQVLQISPMTINIAGSQATYERAFNTRLVAEERPVIKPGGVRDTGTFIDCPETEMSGLIATTGSTMGDLIEGVAIEEPVYPMATSMFAPHKAYWHLDVPAGVSLGCNADKAHRSGITGKGIKVAMVDSGWFKHPFFVNRGYRAAPVVLGPGAANSLADESGHGTGESANIFACAPDVELLPVKINFVNSLGAFNAAVGLNPHIITCSWGSDTGTSTTLSAANQALAAAIAAAVAAGITVIFSAGNGHVGFPGQHPDVISAGGVFMDIDQSLRASNYASGFNSVIYPNRRVPDLSGLVGMKPGANYIMLPLEPGDQIDVQKAGGVFPNGDETTNNDGWAAFSGTSAAAPQLAGVAALIKQACKKLTPQQIKTIMMKTARDVTAGDCNTTALTPGGVASVVGPDASTGNGLVDAHKAVLSAKIQCLGPIVPIKPITVQPITPVGLIKPVQPIKPIQPITPIQPIKPIAPVVLLPPVATVKTAEESTPEQGQTTLSEEDVASLQDLIATSDFELDK
- a CDS encoding P1 family peptidase; translated protein: MTSRSLHFVGVGGRQAARLLVLSCAAALLAGCLSTAAAEPKQERHRLRDLGIAVGQYPPGPLNAITDIAGVKVGHTTLISGEGPLKPGQGPIRTGVTVIIPRDDVWHKKVPAGSFVLNGTGEMTGLAWVAESGFLEYPIALTNTLNVPRVANGVMSWMIKQYPAIGIEDDTLTPVVAECDDGRLNDIQGRHVSEQDVMTALDGAGGGPVGEGTVGAGTGMVSYGFKGGIGTSSRTLSEKEGGYTVGVLVNANHGRKPELVVAGVPVGKLYDPPQQVSEAVVPGQSEGSIIIVIATDAPLDGRQLTRLAKHAALGLARTGSTVRHGSGDFILAFSTANVIPHYPTAPTYNLTHLADPHLNPLFAATVEATEEAILNALTMATTVTGRDNHRIEAIDLDRLKKLLLDARH